One Anaerolineales bacterium DNA segment encodes these proteins:
- a CDS encoding triose-phosphate isomerase — MATEVKRRPCMAANWKMNKTSAEGAEFVRRILPGLKEADGVERVICPPAAALPALADLLKGSGIGLGAQNMHWEPKGAFTGELSAAMVKEWCNYVILGHSERRGLFGETDEMVAKKVKAALAAGLMPIICVGETLAENEAGQTDAVVRRQMNAAFDGLTPDQAGTTIVAYEPVWAIGTGRAAHGPDANKVIAGSIRSVLTERFGNAVAQAVRVLYGGSVTPDNIAEFLSEPEIDGGLVGGASLKPEYVEVVKAALKRIK, encoded by the coding sequence ATGGCAACCGAAGTGAAGCGCAGACCGTGCATGGCGGCGAACTGGAAGATGAACAAGACCTCCGCGGAGGGGGCGGAATTCGTGCGCCGGATTCTCCCGGGCCTCAAGGAAGCGGACGGAGTGGAACGGGTGATTTGCCCGCCGGCCGCCGCGCTCCCCGCGCTGGCGGACCTGCTGAAGGGCAGCGGGATCGGGCTCGGCGCACAGAACATGCATTGGGAGCCGAAGGGCGCCTTCACCGGAGAACTTTCGGCGGCGATGGTCAAAGAATGGTGCAACTACGTAATCCTCGGGCATTCCGAGCGGCGCGGCTTGTTCGGCGAGACCGACGAGATGGTGGCCAAGAAGGTCAAGGCGGCGCTGGCGGCCGGACTCATGCCGATTATCTGCGTCGGAGAGACCCTCGCCGAAAACGAAGCCGGACAAACAGATGCGGTCGTCCGGCGGCAGATGAATGCGGCCTTTGACGGCCTGACTCCCGACCAAGCCGGGACGACGATCGTCGCCTACGAACCGGTGTGGGCGATCGGAACCGGACGCGCGGCGCACGGACCGGACGCCAACAAGGTCATCGCCGGGTCGATCCGTTCGGTACTCACCGAACGCTTTGGGAACGCCGTCGCCCAGGCGGTGCGGGTCCTCTACGGCGGCAGCGTGACGCCCGACAACATCGCCGAGTTCCTTTCCGAACCGGAGATCGACGGCGGATTGGTGGGCGGGGCGAGTTTGAAACCGGAATACGTGGAAGTCGTAAAAGCGGCATTAAAGAGAATTAAATAA